In a single window of the Magnolia sinica isolate HGM2019 chromosome 7, MsV1, whole genome shotgun sequence genome:
- the LOC131251886 gene encoding vegetative cell wall protein gp1-like, which translates to METQPTATARPRFRFAATQPLPPPQPTVQAPPAPAPLQLRPLLRAPTFRLAPPQPQPPPTTQPQPPPSPTLQPRPQPQPQPSPTLQPRPQPQPQPQPQPQPQPPPTIQPQPQPQPPPTIQPQPQPPPSPTIRPQPQLRSATQPQPQPPTTTQPQSATVIQPQLPEPIPIRSPTLAPTSTQPQPRSPPPPAPAPATVTARYTSSTPASPRPSAPSTKASVSTTPQPSPRKVVKPSSASTQPSPRTTFQAPPPIQLPPAQLKPLTKDEEAEQKTVLVQEYEKKPISTQGKDELLKKIGGVTARSVPHSPSGEAGMMRVITLAGENKGAFMELGSPSSSNKKPIIVHSHNNGHLQQKKNNGNTPIDADSGNESGGKHGSKMEKDEKATATPPMAAFVNSNVQSVNNSIIYGSSCTHKDPGVHLAVSRKPSSSSNGKAGHHLHHHRT; encoded by the coding sequence ATGGAAACCCAACCCACGGCCACCGCTCGGCCCAGGTTCCGGTTTGCAGCAACTCAACCCCTACCACCGCCTCAACCAACGGTTCAAGCCCCTCCAGCTCCAGCCCCACTCCAGCTCAGACCCTTACTCAGAGCTCCTACCTTCCGTCTAGCTCCCCCACAACCCCAACCTCCGCCTACAACTCAACCACAGCCCCCACCTTCTCCTACACTTCAACCACGCCCACAGCCACAGCCACAACCTTCTCCTACACTTCAACCACGCCCACAGCCACAGCCACAGCCACAGCCACAGCCACAGCCACAGCCTCCTCCTACAATtcaaccacaaccacaaccacaacctCCTCCTACAATTCAACCACAGCCACAACCACCACCTTCTCCTACAATTCGACCACAGCCACAGCTTCGTAGTGCAACTCAACCACAGCCACAGCCTCCAACTACAACTCAGCCACAGTCTGCTACTGTAATTCAACCACAGCTTCCTGAGCCAATTCCAATTCGTTCACCGACTCTTGCTCCTACTTCAACTCAACCACAGCCACGGTCACCGCCACCGCCTGCTCCTGCACCTGCTACTGTTACAGCAAGGTATACTTCTTCCACGCCGGCTTCTCCAAGACCATCAGCACCTTCTACTAAAGCCTCCGTCTCCACCACCCCTCAACCTTCTCCCAGGAAGGTTGTGAAGCCTTCCTCCGCCTCAACACAGCCTTCTCCCAGAACCACCTTTCAAGCTCCTCCTCCAATCCAGTTACCACCAGCTCAGCTGAAGCCGCTCACGAAGGATGAAGAAGCAGAGCAGAAAACTGTTCTCGTGCAAGAATACGAGAAGAAACCAATATCCACACAAGGAAAAGATGAACTGCTGAAAAAGATCGGCGGAGTTACTGCAAGGTCAGTTCCTCACTCTCCCTCTGGAGAGGCGGGGATGATGAGGGTGATAACGCTAGCTGGCGAGAACAAAGGAGCTTTCATGGAATTGGGTTCTCCTTCTTCATCAAACAAGAAGCCTATCATCGTCCACAGCCATAACAATGGCCATCTTCAACAGAAAAAGAACAATGGAAACACACCCATTGATGCTGACAGTGGAAATGAGTCTGGAGGGAAGCATGGTAGTAAGATGGAGAAAGATGAGAAAGCTACAGCTACTCCTCCAATGGCGGCTTTCGTGAATAGCAATGTGCAGAGCGTGAATAACTCGATTATCTACGGCAGCTCGTGCACTCATAAGGATCCGGGAGTGCACCTTGCGGTGTCGAGAAagccgtcttcttcttccaatgGGAAGGCAGGTCACCACCTCCACCACCACCGTACTTGA